Proteins encoded by one window of Anaeromyxobacter sp.:
- a CDS encoding sigma-54-dependent Fis family transcriptional regulator, with protein sequence MNRERILVIETDPSAGAALRVALGDLGFDAVEASSCDGAMALVPSVLPAVILADTALPDCEGPLLATRLHALGCDAAVVVVTTPERLDAAVAALRAGADAFLVRPLEPAHAAVVLQKAADTRRLRLEGGRLRERIRGRLTLVGSSPELISVHEVVRRVAPTKAPVLIHGEVGSGKEHLAQVLHELSPRRERPFLRVSCAALGETLLDSVLFGHEQGAFDEADHRHVGAFERANGGTLYLDEVERLPGAVQVKLLRVLQEGILERLGGRQAIPVDVRVVAGSRHDLAEAVHAGHFRDDLYYRLNVVAVALPPLRERKADIPALVSHFLDHRGHPAARAIRGVTPGVLSALFAYGWPGNLRELEMVVREAARRCSGAELGVADLPGVLHGVQAEELGGSGLIPGATLFEIEREAILRTLEQVGGSTARAAEILGVSVRKIQYRLKEYKAGQTGRRRPPPEVAFG encoded by the coding sequence ATGAACCGCGAACGAATCCTGGTGATCGAGACCGACCCGTCGGCTGGGGCCGCGCTGCGCGTGGCGCTCGGCGACCTGGGCTTCGACGCCGTGGAGGCCAGCTCCTGCGACGGGGCCATGGCCTTGGTGCCGAGCGTGCTGCCCGCGGTGATCCTGGCCGACACCGCGCTGCCGGACTGCGAGGGCCCACTGCTCGCCACCCGCCTGCACGCGCTCGGCTGCGACGCGGCGGTGGTGGTGGTGACCACGCCGGAGCGGCTCGACGCGGCGGTGGCGGCGCTGCGGGCCGGCGCCGACGCCTTCCTGGTGCGGCCCCTCGAGCCCGCCCACGCCGCCGTGGTGCTGCAGAAGGCCGCCGACACCCGGCGCCTCCGGCTCGAGGGCGGGCGCCTGCGGGAGCGGATCCGCGGGCGCCTGACCCTGGTGGGCTCCTCGCCGGAGCTCATCTCGGTGCACGAGGTGGTGCGGCGCGTCGCCCCCACCAAGGCCCCGGTGCTGATCCACGGCGAGGTGGGCAGCGGCAAGGAGCACCTGGCCCAGGTGCTGCACGAGCTCTCGCCGCGGCGAGAGCGGCCCTTCCTCCGGGTGAGCTGCGCCGCCCTGGGCGAGACGCTCCTCGACAGCGTCCTCTTCGGCCACGAGCAGGGGGCCTTCGACGAGGCCGACCACCGCCACGTCGGCGCCTTCGAGCGGGCCAACGGCGGGACGCTCTACCTCGACGAGGTGGAGCGGCTGCCGGGGGCGGTGCAGGTCAAGCTGCTCCGGGTGCTGCAGGAGGGGATCCTGGAGCGGCTGGGCGGGCGCCAGGCCATCCCGGTGGACGTGCGGGTGGTGGCCGGGTCGCGGCACGACCTCGCCGAGGCGGTCCACGCCGGCCACTTCCGCGACGACCTCTACTACCGCCTCAACGTGGTGGCGGTGGCCCTGCCCCCGCTGCGCGAGCGCAAGGCCGACATCCCGGCGCTGGTCTCGCACTTCCTGGACCACCGCGGGCACCCCGCCGCCCGGGCCATCCGCGGCGTCACGCCAGGGGTCCTCTCGGCGCTCTTCGCCTACGGCTGGCCGGGAAACCTGCGGGAGCTGGAGATGGTGGTGCGCGAGGCGGCGCGGCGCTGCAGCGGCGCCGAGCTGGGCGTGGCCGACCTGCCGGGGGTGCTGCACGGTGTGCAGGCCGAGGAGCTGGGCGGCAGCGGGCTCATCCCGGGGGCCACCCTGTTCGAGATCGAGCGGGAGGCCATCCTGCGGACGCTGGAGCAGGTGGGCGGCTCGACCGCCCGGGCCGCCGAGATCCTCGGCGTGTCGGTCCGCAAGATCCAGTACCGCCTGAAGGAGTACAAGGCGGGCCAGACGGGCCGCCGCCGCCCGCCCCCAGAGGTTGCGTTCGGGTGA
- a CDS encoding four helix bundle protein, producing MHTHFDAPLQTLSHAPEADLAAPVADLAAPVAAPAAPGSAPVIPFQRLDAYRVARELARVVCTAGIADAELRDQATRAAKSAFLNLCEGLPDDRPGVRRRSFRQADGSVHEVAGALDLAAAIGALDEEVARQGIALAARARALLRGLLR from the coding sequence ATGCACACACACTTCGACGCTCCGCTCCAGACGCTCTCTCACGCTCCCGAGGCTGATCTCGCTGCTCCGGTGGCTGATCTCGCTGCTCCGGTGGCTGCTCCAGCTGCTCCAGGTTCAGCTCCAGTCATCCCCTTCCAGCGGCTCGACGCGTACCGGGTGGCGCGGGAGCTGGCGCGGGTGGTCTGCACGGCGGGCATCGCGGACGCGGAGCTGCGCGACCAGGCGACGCGGGCGGCCAAGTCGGCGTTCCTGAACCTGTGCGAGGGGCTGCCCGACGACCGGCCGGGGGTGCGCCGGCGCTCCTTCCGGCAGGCGGACGGCTCGGTGCACGAGGTGGCCGGGGCGCTGGACCTGGCGGCGGCCATCGGGGCGCTCGACGAGGAGGTGGCCCGGCAGGGCATCGCCCTGGCCGCCCGGGCGCGGGCGCTGCTGCGCGGGCTGCTGCGGTGA
- a CDS encoding cytochrome C oxidase subunit IV family protein produces MSAHHAAPGQSAHSHVRRYLLVWTGLMILTGVTWGLSSFHIPGGAGVAVALGIASVKGALVALFFMHLYDQRGPNRLVLVTSLVFVALLVGLTLLDNSTRFPLANPPDSETSPAQIRDAILNEGPARAH; encoded by the coding sequence ATGTCCGCGCACCACGCCGCGCCCGGCCAGTCCGCCCACTCCCACGTGCGGCGCTACCTGCTGGTCTGGACGGGGCTCATGATCCTGACCGGCGTCACCTGGGGTCTCTCCAGCTTCCACATCCCGGGTGGGGCCGGGGTGGCGGTGGCCCTCGGCATCGCCTCGGTGAAGGGGGCGCTGGTGGCCCTCTTCTTCATGCACCTGTACGACCAGCGCGGCCCCAACCGGCTGGTGCTGGTGACCTCGCTGGTGTTCGTGGCCCTGCTGGTGGGCCTGACCCTGCTCGACAACTCGACCCGCTTCCCGCTGGCCAACCCGCCGGACTCCGAGACGTCGCCGGCGCAGATCCGCGACGCCATCCTGAACGAGGGACCCGCCAGGGCTCACTGA
- a CDS encoding four helix bundle protein, with translation MNDHHSLFADHTATVPRGFTSSPASGPAGSSSTASVPRSSSSPSSVPRSSSSPSSGPGGPSSSPLGAGEVSLPHHRLIAYGVALELLAAVRAAQVRDPKLRDEALRSAKSACLNSAEGAGRVSRPDKARSFAIARAEAGEAAAAVEIAASCGDASPAAAARVNQVAHRLVALLTGLIR, from the coding sequence ATGAACGACCACCACTCGCTCTTCGCTGATCACACGGCAACGGTTCCCAGGGGGTTCACCTCTTCTCCGGCCTCGGGTCCCGCGGGTTCCTCCTCCACTGCCTCGGTTCCCAGGAGTTCCTCCTCTCCATCCTCGGTTCCCAGGAGTTCCTCCTCTCCATCCTCGGGTCCCGGGGGTCCCTCCTCCTCTCCGCTCGGCGCGGGCGAGGTCTCCCTCCCCCACCACCGACTCATCGCCTACGGCGTGGCGCTGGAGCTGCTTGCGGCGGTCCGTGCGGCCCAGGTGCGCGACCCCAAGCTGCGCGACGAGGCGCTGCGCTCGGCCAAGTCGGCGTGCCTCAACTCGGCCGAGGGCGCAGGCCGGGTCTCGCGCCCGGACAAGGCCCGCTCCTTCGCCATCGCTCGCGCCGAGGCTGGCGAGGCCGCGGCGGCGGTTGAGATCGCGGCCTCCTGCGGGGACGCCTCCCCGGCCGCGGCGGCCCGGGTGAACCAGGTGGCCCACCGGCTGGTTGCCCTGCTCACCGGGCTCATCCGGTAG